The following are encoded in a window of Heteronotia binoei isolate CCM8104 ecotype False Entrance Well chromosome 9, APGP_CSIRO_Hbin_v1, whole genome shotgun sequence genomic DNA:
- the PAQR3 gene encoding progestin and adipoQ receptor family member 3 — protein sequence MHHKLLKSAHYIELKSYQYWPVLVPRGIRLYTYEQIPVFLKDNPYITDGYRAYLPSRLCLKSLFILSNETVNIWSHLLGFFLFFILGIYDMTSVLPSASASREDFVICSICLFCFQVCMLCSVGYHLFCCHRSEKTSRRWMALDYAGISIGILGCYVSGVFYAFYCNNYWRQVYLITVLAMILAVFFAQIHPNYLTQQWHRLRSIIFCSVSGYGIIPTIHWIWLNGGTGASIVREFAPRVILMYLIAALAFLFYISKVPERYFPGQLNYLGSSHQLWHILAVIMLYWWHQSTLYLMQYRHSKPCPDLTI from the exons ATGCACCACAAACTCCTTAAGAGCGCTCATTACATTGAGCTGAAAAGCTACCAGTACTGGCCTGTCTTGGTGCCTCGAGGGATCCGCCTGTACACCTATGAACAGATTCCCGTATTCCTCAAGGACAATCCTTACATCACAGATGGCTACAGAGCGTATCTGCCTTCCAGGCTGTGTCTGAAAAG CCTTTTCATTTTGTCCAATGAGACGGTCAACATCTGGAGTCACTTGCTgggcttcttcctcttcttcattttggGCATCTACGACATGACTTCTGTGCTGCCTTCAGCCAGTGCCTCGAGAGAAGATTTTGTCATTTGCTCCATTTGTCTCTTCTGCTTTCAG GTCTGTATGCTTTGCTCAGTAGGGTACCACCTTTTCTGTTGCCATCGCTCAGAGAAAACCAGCCGACGGTGGATGGCATTAGACTACGCAGGGATTTCCATCGGTATCCTGGGCTGCTACGTCTCTGGAGTCTTTTATGCATTTTATTGCAATAAC tACTGGCGCCAGGTGTACTTGATCACCGTGCTCGCAATGATCTTGGCCGTCTTCTTTGCTCAGATCCACCCCAATTACCTCACTCAGCAGTGGCACAGGCTGCGCTCCATCATATTCTGTTCAGTCTCAGGCTACGGAATCATTCCCACCATCCACTGGATTTGGCTCAACGGAGGGACCGGCGCATCTATCGTGCGG GAGTTTGCTCCACGCGTGATTTTGATGTACTTAATAGCTGCTTTGGCGTTTCTCTTCTATATTTCCAAAGTCCCGGAACGATATTTCCCTG GGCAGCTGAACTACCTCGGCTCTAGCCACCAGCTGTGGCACATCCTCGCAGTGATCATGTTGTACTGGTGGCACCAATCGACGCTGTACCTCATGCAGTACAGACACAGCAAACCGTGCCCTGACCTTACCATATAA